From one Solanum lycopersicum chromosome 12, SLM_r2.1 genomic stretch:
- the LOC138340413 gene encoding replication protein A 70 kDa DNA-binding subunit D-like: MTISFLSELVTGTDDFTIRGNLMRGIIRKNQVNRFKDKLNEGSNLSEDIVEIPVNGFEFINPDVIDSRVNNNIVLSDIVSCLYGIGDIESVGSKWKKRDIYILTDYLAKAKITLWEEFGEKFCPYLYNNDAGPYIVIVTSTTVKEFRGEVSFSTTYASKIYVNLDIDYIRSLAPKFSTMSNEVQIIKSSNVNSLPREEEMFLNRMDIKELLEAEWSSELQEYIVTVKSKIIEIHNYFGWYYISCNVCSKKIEPTNSIYRCHNFNKDCKFPLVRYKIHLKVTDRTGDTTFILFNPVAEKLLDTSAHKLFNKLTTANNDVPVQVQSLCGKEFFFN, from the exons ATGACGATTTCTTTTCTTTCAGAATTGGTTACTGGTACAGATGATTTTACAATAAGA GGTAATTTGATGCGTGgtataattagaaaaaatcaGGTTAACAGGTTCAAAGACAAGTTGAATGAAGGCTCT AATTTGTCTGAAGATATTGTTGAAATTCCAGTAAACggttttgaatttattaatcCAGATGTAATTGACTCAAGGGTGAACAACAACATTGTCTTATCAg ATATTGTTAGTTGTTTATATGGAATTGGTGATATCGAGAGTGTTGGTTCAAAATGGAAGAAGAGGGATATCTACATTCTTACTGATTA TTTGGCTAAAGCAAAAATTACATTATGGGAAGAATTTGGGGAGAAGTTTTGTCCTTATTTGTATAACAATGATGCTGGCCCATATATAGTGATAGTGACTTCTACAACAGTGAAGGAATTTCGTG GTGAGGTTAGCTTCTCCACCACCTATGCAAGCAAAATATATGTGAATCTTGATATAGATTACATAAGATCTTTGGCTCCAAAATTTTCCACCATGTCCAATGaagttcaaattataaaaaGCTCTAATGTTAACAGTCTTCCTCGTGAGGAAGAGATGTTTTTGAACCGTATGGACATTAAGGAGTTGCTGGAGGCTGAGTGGAGCTCTGAACTACAG GAATACATTGTTACAGTGAAGAGCAAGAtaatagaaatacataactattTTGGTTGGTACTACATTTCATGCAATGTGTGCTCAAAGAAGATTGAACCAACAAATAGTATTTATCGATGCCACAATTTCAACAAAGATTGCAAATTTCCTTTGGTCAG GTACAAGATACACCTAAAAGTGACAGATAGGACTGGAGACACtacttttatcttatttaatccGGTGGCTGAAAAACTTCTTGATACATCAGCTCACAAGTTGTTCAACAAGCTTACTACAGCTAACAATGATGTGCCTGTCCAAGTCCAAAGCCTTTGcgggaaagaatttttttttaactga